GGTAAGTTCGAGATAGGTATACTGTCCCCCGAATTCATTCGCTTTATGATCCGTCCGGCGAAAAAATGCGGGGTTAGCTTCATGGCAATCAAAAAGAAAGCGGCACCGAATCGAAGAGTTTCCATTCCAGCGCGGCATGCGAAAGCAGCCTTTCTGAAAAAAGGCTGCCGCATCAAGGTGATCAACACGCACGGCACGCAGGTGGTCGATTGCTGGGCGCTGAACCCCGATAACCTGGGCGAATACATGTCGCTCGAGCA
This genomic stretch from Gammaproteobacteria bacterium harbors:
- a CDS encoding urea carboxylase-associated family protein, coding for MAIKKKAAPNRRVSIPARHAKAAFLKKGCRIKVINTHGTQVVDCWALNPDNLGEYMSLEHCRVAIERMCPRKGDVMVTNRRRPILKIMEDTAPGAHDTLLAACDRYRYELLGCKKY